A genomic segment from uncultured Marinifilum sp. encodes:
- a CDS encoding biopolymer transporter ExbD, protein MARQKTPEINSSSMADIAFLLLIFFLVSTTMDVDTGIYKKLPPIPEDQTVDDDIKVKKRNVLAILVNRNDELLVNGELLDISQLREKTKEFILNPTNDENLPEKNIKTVPFFGDVPVSKGLVSLQNDRGTSYEMYIRVQDELAIAARELKDQKAMQKWNKKFNELDEDQQAAVRKYVPMAISEAEPKNTGGKR, encoded by the coding sequence ATGGCAAGACAAAAAACACCAGAGATTAACTCTAGTTCGATGGCCGATATTGCATTCTTGTTGTTAATTTTCTTCTTGGTTTCGACTACTATGGATGTGGATACAGGTATCTACAAAAAGTTACCTCCTATTCCAGAAGACCAAACAGTTGATGACGACATTAAAGTTAAAAAACGTAATGTTTTAGCTATATTGGTAAATCGTAACGACGAGTTATTGGTAAATGGTGAATTACTTGATATTTCACAATTGCGTGAAAAAACCAAAGAATTTATCTTGAACCCTACAAATGATGAAAATCTTCCTGAGAAAAACATAAAGACTGTCCCATTTTTTGGTGATGTTCCAGTTTCTAAAGGATTAGTTTCATTACAGAATGACCGTGGTACGAGTTACGAGATGTATATTAGAGTTCAAGATGAACTTGCAATTGCAGCTCGTGAATTAAAAGACCAAAAAGCAATGCAAAAGTGGAACAAAAAATTTAATGAGCTTGATGAAGATCAACAAGCAGCAGTTAGAAAGTATGTTCCAATGGCAATTTCTGAAGCAGAACCTAAAAATACGGGAGGGAAAAGATAA
- a CDS encoding biopolymer transporter ExbD: MSKFKKGGKKELPAISTASLPDIVFMLLFFFMVSTTMRDVELSVTYVQPTAKELVKLEKKDLVSNIHVGVPLPKYQKTFGTEPRIQLNDQFATVDDIQAFIASERESRKEEQRNKLTTSLKVDRYTKMGIIVDIKQELRKASALKLNYSALQAAEER, encoded by the coding sequence ATGTCAAAATTTAAAAAAGGCGGAAAAAAAGAACTTCCTGCAATTTCAACAGCATCTCTTCCTGATATCGTGTTTATGCTTTTATTCTTCTTCATGGTTAGTACAACTATGCGTGATGTTGAATTAAGTGTAACTTACGTGCAGCCTACTGCTAAGGAATTAGTAAAGCTAGAGAAAAAGGATTTGGTGAGTAACATCCATGTTGGTGTTCCATTACCAAAATACCAAAAAACTTTTGGTACAGAACCAAGAATCCAGCTTAACGATCAGTTCGCAACTGTTGACGATATTCAGGCTTTTATTGCTTCTGAAAGAGAATCAAGAAAAGAAGAACAACGTAACAAGTTGACAACATCTCTAAAAGTTGACAGATATACTAAAATGGGTATCATTGTTGACATTAAACAAGAACTAAGAAAAGCAAGTGCTTTAAAACTAAACTATTCAGCTTTACAAGCAGCCGAAGAAAGATAA
- a CDS encoding L-rhamnose/proton symporter RhaT encodes MEFVFIPFVLVLIASIFQGSFGLGMKFMAPLKWEAWWLVHATIAMLLFPLAWALFVIPDLFGVISQAPTQAIIIGMLFGFLWGIGGIMFGKSIPYIGISLTYGIVMGVCSAVGSLIPFFQLDNVTDLTAFPYVISGVAIMLIGVAITAYAGIKRDKQTQSENSTKINLKAGLTIAIISGILSALLNVGFVNAQAVGKAAEASGAIPRNSSLAIWVVVLMGAYIMNAGYAITLLFKNKTWNSFSVPKSGKAYAWSIAAGLLWFGALGVYGQGATLMGKMGPVIGWPILLGVSLIVSNIWAYSNKEWKGAKQAFSYLLLGLFVLIIATIILGYSNALN; translated from the coding sequence ATGGAATTTGTATTTATACCCTTCGTCTTAGTATTAATTGCAAGTATTTTTCAAGGCTCATTTGGACTTGGAATGAAATTTATGGCACCTCTTAAATGGGAAGCCTGGTGGTTAGTTCACGCTACAATTGCAATGTTATTATTTCCATTAGCCTGGGCATTGTTCGTTATTCCCGATTTATTTGGGGTAATTTCACAAGCACCAACACAAGCAATTATTATTGGAATGTTATTTGGTTTCTTATGGGGAATTGGAGGAATCATGTTTGGAAAAAGCATTCCTTACATAGGAATATCCTTAACCTATGGCATTGTTATGGGTGTATGCTCGGCTGTAGGTAGTCTTATTCCCTTCTTTCAACTCGATAATGTAACAGATCTTACAGCCTTCCCTTATGTTATTTCTGGCGTAGCAATAATGTTAATTGGTGTTGCCATAACTGCGTATGCTGGCATTAAAAGAGACAAACAAACTCAATCTGAAAACAGCACAAAAATTAACCTTAAAGCCGGACTAACAATTGCAATTATCAGTGGAATACTATCAGCATTATTAAATGTTGGCTTTGTTAATGCTCAAGCAGTTGGAAAAGCAGCAGAAGCTTCAGGAGCAATTCCAAGAAACAGTAGTTTGGCTATTTGGGTAGTAGTTTTAATGGGAGCCTATATTATGAATGCAGGCTATGCAATTACCCTTCTTTTTAAAAATAAAACCTGGAATTCATTTTCTGTTCCAAAATCTGGCAAAGCATACGCATGGTCTATTGCCGCAGGATTATTATGGTTTGGTGCATTAGGCGTATACGGACAAGGAGCAACACTAATGGGAAAAATGGGACCTGTAATTGGGTGGCCTATTCTATTGGGAGTTTCTCTTATTGTTAGTAATATTTGGGCATATAGCAATAAAGAATGGAAAGGTGCTAAACAAGCTTTTTCATATCTATTATTAGGACTGTTTGTGCTAATAATAGCAACAATTATATTAGGTTATTCCAATGCTTTAAATTAA
- a CDS encoding mandelate racemase/muconate lactonizing enzyme family protein translates to MKIKSIESYILSDKLKESFYFSQWEYSERRICIVKITSDTGHVGWGEGYGPAGVIKAGIENLTPFLLNQNPLETETIWSIMYRRTLDYARRGVLVAAMSAIDVALWDLKGKILQQPVHLLLGGKKRDYIIPYATGLYFTKCDNLCEKLIDEAKEYVKLGYKAMKMKVGLSIEEDIHLVKSIRKAIGPDVKLMIDANHAYNLREAIQLCKAVEKYDIGWFEEPISPEYYGQYAELREKTNIPISGGECEYLRFGFQTLLQSKCVDIVQPDICASGGLTEAKRIAALASTYGVELVPHTWGTGIAISAALHFVANLDVLPGRLRTPQCFIEYDRTENGLREELTSTKMIAEKGKIFISDDPGLGFEFNEDALHKYALKE, encoded by the coding sequence ATGAAGATTAAATCAATTGAGAGTTACATTCTTTCAGACAAATTAAAAGAAAGCTTTTATTTTTCACAATGGGAATATTCAGAAAGACGAATTTGCATTGTAAAAATTACAAGTGATACTGGTCATGTTGGTTGGGGCGAAGGTTATGGTCCTGCAGGTGTTATAAAAGCTGGCATAGAAAACCTTACTCCATTTTTGTTGAATCAAAATCCACTTGAAACAGAAACAATATGGAGTATTATGTATCGCCGCACCTTAGATTATGCAAGAAGAGGTGTTCTTGTGGCTGCCATGAGTGCAATTGACGTAGCCCTTTGGGATTTAAAAGGAAAAATATTGCAACAACCCGTTCATTTACTACTAGGTGGCAAAAAACGTGATTATATTATCCCATACGCAACAGGACTTTACTTTACCAAGTGCGACAATCTATGTGAAAAACTAATAGATGAAGCCAAAGAGTATGTAAAACTCGGATACAAGGCTATGAAAATGAAAGTTGGTCTAAGTATAGAAGAAGATATTCATCTTGTAAAAAGCATACGTAAAGCAATTGGTCCTGATGTAAAGTTAATGATTGATGCAAACCACGCTTATAATTTAAGAGAAGCTATACAGCTATGTAAAGCAGTTGAGAAATATGATATCGGATGGTTTGAAGAACCTATTTCTCCGGAATACTATGGTCAATACGCCGAATTAAGAGAAAAAACAAACATACCCATCTCAGGTGGAGAATGCGAATATCTTCGCTTTGGTTTTCAAACCCTCTTACAATCAAAGTGCGTAGACATAGTACAACCCGACATTTGTGCAAGTGGAGGACTTACCGAAGCAAAAAGAATAGCAGCACTGGCTTCTACTTATGGAGTCGAATTAGTTCCTCACACTTGGGGTACAGGTATTGCAATATCGGCAGCTTTACATTTTGTAGCTAATCTAGATGTTCTTCCAGGTCGTTTAAGAACACCACAATGCTTTATCGAATATGATCGAACAGAAAATGGCTTACGTGAGGAATTAACTTCTACAAAAATGATAGCCGAGAAAGGTAAAATATTCATTTCGGACGATCCTGGTCTTGGATTTGAATTTAATGAAGATGCATTACACAAATACGCCTTAAAAGAATAA
- a CDS encoding NAD-dependent succinate-semialdehyde dehydrogenase: protein MKFGYKKLYINGQLVDATEKTKSKVICPGTEEAVAEIAWAGKKDAELALDAAQQAFKKWSKMSVNTRKMWMDKLRNAVIEKQHEIRESVMYEMGKTYNQAVEDYETVINALEWYPQEMLHRRDEILPDPDGSHSHQIIKQAAGVAVGYLAWNFPLLNLGFKIGPALAAGCTLILKPSANAPLSAYLIGEIMESINFPKGVVNILAGSNEEVALTLSSSKIPRIITMIGSSTSGRMAMQQAATSIKHFSMELGGNAPAIVFDDANISQAVNDLSALKFGNCGQVCVSPNRIFVHENIYKEFAAKFVEKAKNLQLGFGNDSKIDMGPIVDARSRERVIKLVETTISEGANLECGGKIPDDKEKGFFYEPTVFTGLNRNMTIFKEEIFGPLAAIYPFKTEEEVLDMANDCEVGLSSYLYTNDLNRVQKFSNELEVGEVHVNGFKYAIYLPHGGVKESGLGHDCSYLALDDYLERKRITVRI, encoded by the coding sequence ATGAAATTCGGATATAAAAAATTATACATCAACGGACAACTAGTTGATGCAACAGAAAAAACCAAATCAAAAGTAATTTGTCCCGGAACAGAAGAAGCTGTAGCCGAAATCGCATGGGCAGGAAAAAAAGATGCTGAATTAGCCCTCGATGCAGCTCAGCAAGCTTTCAAAAAATGGTCCAAAATGAGTGTAAACACTCGTAAAATGTGGATGGACAAATTACGCAATGCGGTTATAGAAAAACAACACGAAATACGTGAAAGCGTAATGTACGAAATGGGGAAAACTTATAACCAAGCAGTAGAAGATTACGAAACGGTTATTAATGCATTAGAATGGTACCCTCAGGAAATGTTGCATAGAAGAGATGAAATACTACCAGATCCTGATGGTTCACATTCTCATCAAATTATTAAACAAGCAGCAGGTGTTGCAGTTGGATATCTAGCCTGGAATTTCCCTTTATTAAATTTAGGATTTAAAATTGGCCCGGCATTAGCCGCAGGTTGTACTCTTATTTTAAAACCTTCGGCCAACGCTCCTCTTTCGGCATACTTAATAGGAGAAATAATGGAAAGTATTAATTTTCCAAAAGGTGTTGTTAATATTCTTGCCGGATCTAACGAAGAAGTGGCCTTAACTCTTTCTTCGAGTAAAATACCAAGAATTATTACCATGATTGGATCTTCCACATCTGGAAGAATGGCAATGCAACAGGCCGCAACTTCTATAAAACATTTTAGCATGGAACTTGGAGGTAATGCTCCTGCAATAGTTTTTGACGATGCAAATATATCTCAGGCTGTTAACGATTTATCGGCGTTAAAATTTGGTAACTGCGGACAAGTATGTGTTTCTCCTAACAGAATATTTGTTCATGAAAATATATACAAGGAATTTGCAGCAAAATTTGTTGAGAAAGCTAAAAACTTACAACTAGGTTTTGGTAATGATTCTAAAATCGATATGGGGCCTATAGTTGATGCTCGTTCCAGAGAGAGAGTAATAAAATTAGTAGAGACAACTATTTCGGAAGGTGCCAATCTTGAATGTGGAGGTAAAATTCCTGATGATAAAGAAAAAGGATTTTTCTATGAACCAACAGTGTTCACAGGACTAAACCGTAATATGACAATCTTTAAAGAAGAAATATTCGGTCCTTTAGCTGCAATTTATCCATTTAAAACAGAAGAGGAAGTTCTGGATATGGCTAATGATTGCGAAGTTGGCTTGTCTAGCTATCTATATACAAATGATCTTAATCGAGTTCAAAAATTCTCTAATGAATTAGAAGTTGGTGAAGTTCATGTCAACGGTTTTAAGTATGCAATTTACCTGCCACATGGTGGAGTTAAAGAAAGTGGCTTAGGTCATGATTGTTCATATCTGGCCTTAGATGATTATCTAGAAAGAAAACGTATCACAGTAAGAATTTAA
- the eda gene encoding bifunctional 4-hydroxy-2-oxoglutarate aldolase/2-dehydro-3-deoxy-phosphogluconate aldolase, whose product MQPIAQKAMTPEIIKKIDNSGVIAVLVIDNANHAVPLAEALLEGGVDSIELTLRTPAAIESALAIKKTFPQMNLGFGTVLTVEQVKAVVDAGADFAVAPGCNPTVLAEAGKQGLSFAPGIMTPSDIEIAIEHGCRVLKYFPAETSGGMNHLTNMVAPYQYLDLKFIPLGGCNMNNAASYLESPLITAIGGSWIAKRPLIQAEDWKTITQNAREIHDLIQKIRTSRK is encoded by the coding sequence ATGCAACCTATAGCTCAGAAGGCGATGACGCCTGAAATTATAAAAAAAATTGACAACAGCGGAGTAATCGCTGTTTTGGTAATTGACAACGCAAATCATGCTGTTCCTCTGGCCGAAGCATTACTCGAGGGTGGTGTTGATTCCATTGAATTAACACTTCGCACACCTGCTGCAATTGAATCAGCACTGGCAATAAAAAAAACGTTTCCACAAATGAACTTAGGTTTTGGAACAGTTTTAACTGTTGAACAGGTAAAAGCAGTAGTAGATGCAGGAGCTGATTTTGCAGTAGCACCCGGTTGTAACCCCACTGTACTCGCAGAAGCAGGAAAACAAGGTTTATCTTTCGCACCTGGAATAATGACTCCAAGTGATATTGAAATTGCAATTGAACATGGATGCAGAGTGTTAAAATACTTTCCTGCCGAAACATCAGGAGGTATGAATCACCTTACAAATATGGTTGCTCCATATCAATATCTGGATTTAAAATTTATTCCTCTTGGAGGATGTAATATGAATAATGCTGCCTCATATCTTGAGTCTCCACTTATTACAGCTATTGGTGGTTCTTGGATTGCAAAACGTCCATTGATTCAGGCTGAAGATTGGAAAACAATCACTCAAAATGCAAGAGAAATTCATGATTTAATTCAAAAAATCAGAACAAGTAGAAAATAA
- a CDS encoding sugar kinase produces the protein MKTIITFGEIMGRICPENFQRFHQSMPGKLDMTFAGAEANVAASIAMLGGKVKFVTALPDNEMTEACLSVLKGIDVDVSGIKKTKNGRFGLYFVERGANQRPSRVMYDRDFSAVSMTRGEDYNWDKLLVDAGWLHTTGITPALSEVSATATEIAVRTAKAKGLTVSCDLNFRKKLWQWQSGTSAADLAQKTMRAILPYVDVVIANEEDAHDVLGISAENTDIEGGKLDVAKYVDVAKEIIRQFPNVKKVAITLRESISATHNNWGAMLYDAESDTAHFAPLNNGEYAPYQIKAIVDRVGGGDSFGAALVYAMNTPEFTNPEDTIRFAVASSCLCHSINGDFNYTSRAEVEALMGGSGSGRVVR, from the coding sequence ATGAAGACAATAATAACATTTGGCGAAATAATGGGGCGAATTTGTCCTGAAAACTTTCAACGATTTCATCAAAGCATGCCCGGTAAACTTGATATGACATTTGCCGGTGCAGAAGCTAATGTTGCTGCTTCGATAGCAATGCTTGGTGGAAAAGTAAAATTTGTTACTGCCCTTCCCGATAATGAAATGACAGAAGCCTGCTTATCAGTACTTAAAGGCATTGATGTCGATGTATCTGGAATTAAAAAAACTAAAAATGGAAGATTCGGGCTCTATTTCGTAGAACGAGGAGCAAACCAGCGTCCGAGCCGTGTAATGTACGATCGAGATTTTTCTGCAGTATCGATGACACGTGGCGAAGACTACAATTGGGATAAATTATTAGTTGATGCAGGATGGTTACATACAACAGGTATTACTCCTGCTCTATCTGAAGTATCAGCTACAGCTACCGAAATTGCAGTTAGAACAGCAAAAGCAAAAGGATTAACCGTTTCCTGCGATCTAAACTTTAGAAAAAAATTGTGGCAATGGCAATCGGGTACTTCGGCAGCAGATCTGGCTCAAAAAACAATGCGTGCAATTCTGCCTTACGTTGATGTTGTAATTGCCAACGAAGAAGATGCTCATGATGTTCTGGGAATATCAGCTGAAAATACTGATATTGAAGGTGGAAAACTTGATGTTGCAAAATACGTTGATGTTGCAAAAGAAATTATTCGCCAATTTCCGAACGTTAAAAAAGTAGCAATTACTTTACGTGAAAGTATTTCGGCAACCCATAATAATTGGGGAGCTATGTTGTACGATGCAGAAAGTGATACTGCTCACTTCGCTCCATTAAATAATGGAGAATATGCTCCTTATCAGATAAAAGCAATTGTTGACCGCGTTGGGGGTGGCGATTCTTTTGGAGCTGCTTTGGTTTATGCTATGAATACTCCTGAATTTACAAATCCTGAAGATACCATCCGATTTGCAGTTGCATCTTCTTGCTTATGCCACTCTATTAATGGAGACTTTAATTACACATCAAGAGCCGAAGTAGAGGCGTTGATGGGTGGATCAGGCTCTGGTAGAGTTGTTCGATAA
- a CDS encoding sulfatase-like hydrolase/transferase: MNYSKTIQLICFACILLLSSCNFKKSESKSTSQKQPNILLILCDDLGYSDVGFNGSKDITTPALDKLANDGTVFTSAYVTHPFCGPSRASLMTGRYPHPMGAQFNLPPNCETIGKGIDVNETFISKILQDKGYYTGALGKWHLGSVTQYHPNNRGFDDFYGFLGGGHEYFPEIYREKFEKRKKAGDKVIFEYLHPLEHNGKEVRETEYITDALSREAERFVTDASEKEKPFFLYLAYNAPHVPLQAKEEDLAKFAHIKDEQRRTYAAMVYAVDRGVNKIVKKLKENNQFDNTLIVFLSDNGGKLTRGATNYPLREGKGSACEGGYRVPMFFHWPKNVPSGKRFNQPVSSVDFYPTFAKLAGATIPANKILDGKDMWDNFKNGKGSHKGEYIYCLRHRTGYTDVGVRRDQWKALRLSEESWKLYNIEKDKGETTDLSEQHPEILKELVSAAEKWSQTHAQPLWWHDKQTGVEWKEYKMPRFNETFALD; encoded by the coding sequence ATGAATTATTCAAAAACTATACAGCTTATTTGTTTTGCATGTATATTGCTATTATCTAGCTGTAATTTTAAAAAATCAGAAAGTAAAAGTACCAGCCAAAAACAACCAAATATTCTACTTATTTTATGCGACGATTTAGGCTATTCTGATGTAGGATTTAATGGATCCAAGGATATTACTACTCCTGCTTTAGATAAACTGGCTAACGACGGAACAGTATTTACTTCGGCTTATGTAACTCATCCCTTTTGTGGTCCAAGCAGGGCTAGTTTAATGACAGGGCGTTATCCTCATCCAATGGGCGCACAATTTAATCTTCCTCCAAATTGCGAAACAATAGGAAAAGGAATCGATGTAAACGAAACCTTTATCAGTAAAATATTACAGGATAAAGGTTATTACACTGGAGCACTTGGCAAATGGCACTTGGGTTCTGTTACTCAATACCATCCAAATAACAGAGGATTTGATGATTTTTATGGATTCCTTGGAGGTGGACATGAATACTTCCCTGAAATTTATCGCGAAAAATTTGAAAAACGTAAAAAAGCAGGCGATAAAGTTATTTTTGAATATCTACATCCATTAGAACATAATGGTAAAGAGGTACGCGAAACAGAATACATTACCGATGCACTTTCCCGCGAAGCAGAAAGATTTGTAACAGATGCATCAGAAAAAGAAAAGCCATTCTTTTTATATTTAGCTTACAATGCACCACACGTTCCCTTGCAAGCTAAAGAAGAAGATCTTGCCAAATTCGCCCACATTAAAGATGAACAAAGACGAACTTATGCTGCAATGGTATATGCTGTTGACCGAGGTGTAAACAAAATTGTTAAAAAACTAAAGGAAAACAATCAGTTCGATAATACTCTAATTGTATTTTTAAGCGACAATGGAGGTAAACTAACCAGAGGAGCAACAAATTATCCTCTTCGCGAAGGAAAAGGTAGTGCATGCGAAGGTGGATACAGAGTACCTATGTTTTTTCACTGGCCAAAAAATGTCCCTTCGGGTAAACGTTTTAATCAACCAGTTTCGTCGGTAGACTTCTACCCTACTTTTGCCAAACTTGCAGGTGCTACAATTCCGGCAAATAAAATACTTGATGGAAAAGATATGTGGGACAACTTTAAAAATGGTAAAGGATCGCATAAAGGAGAATACATTTATTGCTTGCGTCACAGAACTGGTTATACAGATGTTGGAGTACGCAGAGATCAATGGAAAGCTCTACGCTTAAGTGAAGAAAGCTGGAAATTATACAATATTGAAAAAGACAAAGGAGAAACCACAGATTTAAGTGAGCAACATCCCGAAATCTTAAAAGAACTTGTTTCTGCAGCTGAAAAATGGAGCCAAACTCATGCACAACCACTTTGGTGGCACGATAAACAAACTGGCGTGGAGTGGAAAGAATACAAAATGCCTAGATTTAATGAAACTTTTGCATTAGATTAA